The nucleotide window CCAGAGGGACAAGAGATGGTAATGCCAGGGGACAACGTAGAGTTAGAAGTAGAGTTAATGGTACCAGTAGCTATGGAAGAGCAGATGAGATTTGCAATCAGAGAAGGTGGAAGAACAGTAGGTGCTGGTGTTGTTACTAAAATCTTAGATTAATGTGAGGAAGAAGTATGAGAGAAATAATAACTCTTGCTTGTACAGAGTGTAAAAGAAAAAACTACACTACTACTAAAAATAAAAGAAAACATCCTGACAGATTAGAGTTAAAGAAGTACTGTAAATTCTGTAAAAAACATACTTTACACAGAGAGATAAAGTAGTATAGTTTATGCGGGGTAGTAGCTCAATTGGTAGAGCAGCGGACTCCAAATCCGCAGGTTGAGGGTTCGAGTCCTTCCTGCCCCGCTTTGGAGACAAAATGAAAAAGTATATACAGTTTATAAAGGAAGTTTATGAAGAGCTAAAAAAAGTCACTTGGCCTTCTACGGATCTTGTAAAAACG belongs to Sulfurihydrogenibium subterraneum DSM 15120 and includes:
- the rpmG gene encoding 50S ribosomal protein L33 → MREIITLACTECKRKNYTTTKNKRKHPDRLELKKYCKFCKKHTLHREIK